The following are encoded in a window of Poecile atricapillus isolate bPoeAtr1 chromosome 21, bPoeAtr1.hap1, whole genome shotgun sequence genomic DNA:
- the SHPK gene encoding sedoheptulokinase isoform X1, with protein MAAAGGPGPTCVLGIDLGTTSVKAALVTGTERGLALAQCCSRETQAHSDSLGAAPQGMEQDVQKIIKALNECLAALPQQQLQQVTHIGISGQMHGVVFWKSDKGCKWSESGTGPAFEPDKVSHLVTWQDGRCSPTFLSSLPLPQSHVSLATGFGCATVYWYLKNSPDFLKAYDAAGTIQDYVVAMLCDLKKPLMSVQNAASWGYFNCRNKSWNTDILKKSGFPVHLLPEVGDPGSIAGRTTCAWHGIPKGAKVGIALGDFQCSVYSCLTERTDAVLNISTSAQLTISMPLGFQPPEAPDPSSALTYFPYFSGDYLAVAASLNGGNVLATFVGMVAQWAQELGFQVQESAIYPRIIQAALAQKHSKLSVHPTIFGERHLPELLASVSSIGASELSLGHVTRALCRGLVENLCSMLPVQHLEEVGVRRILGSGSALARNEVLRQEVERIFPFPVVYGKDVDAAVGAAMVMFQSK; from the exons ATGGCCGCGGCGGGCGGGCCTGGGCCCACCTGTGTGCTGGGCATTGACCTGGGCACGACGTCGGTGAAGGCAGCGCtggtgacagggacagagcGAGGGCTGGCGCTGGcacagtgctgctccagggagaCGCAGGCACACAGCGACAGCCTGGGGGCTGCACCGCAG ggaatggagcaggatgTCCAGAAAATCATAAAAGCATTGAATGAATGCCTTGCTGCTCTGCCTCAACAGCAGCTTCAGCAAGTCACCCACATTGGTATTTCTGGACAAATGCATGGGGTTGTGTTTTGGAAAAGTGATAAAG gttGTAAGTGGTCAGAGAGTGGCACAGGCCCTGCCTTTGAGCCAGACAAGGTCAGCCACCTGGTCACCTGGCAGGATGGCCGCTGCAGCCCCACCTTCCTGTCTTCTCTTCCCCTGCCACAGTCACACGTGAGCCTGGCTACAGGATTTGGATGTGCCACAGTTTACTGGTATTTAAAGAACAG TCCAGATTTTCTGAAGGCTTATGATGCAGCTGGCACCATCCAGGACTACGTGGTTGCCATGTTGTGTGACCTGAAGAAGCCACTCATGTCTGTCCAGAATGCTGCCAGCTGGGGATATTTTAATTGCAGAAACAAGAGCTGGAATACTGACAT ACTGAAAAAATCTGGCTTTCCTGTCCACTTGCTTCCAGAGGTGGGAGACCCTGGCAGCATTGCAGGCAGGACAACCTGTGCATGGCATGGAATACCCAAAGGAGCAAAAGTGGGAATTGCTCTGGGAGATTTCCAGTGCTCTGTTTATTCCTGTCTGACTGAGAGGACTGATGCAG tTCTTAATATCAGCACCTCTGCTCAGCTGACCATCTCAATGCCCCTGGGTTTCCAGCCTCCAGAGGCACCAGATCCTTCCTCAGCTCTCACTTATTTTCCCTACTTCAGTGGTGACTACTTGGCAGTGGCAGCATCACTCAATGGAGGCAATGTGCTTGCAACGTTTGTGGGAATGGTGGCACAGTGGGCACAAGAGCTGG GATTTCAGGTTCAGGAATCTGCCATCTACCCAAGGATAATCCAAGCAGCCTTGGCCCAAAAGCACAGCAAGCTCTCTGTCCACCCAACCATATTTGGAGAGAGACaccttcctgagctgctggcaTCAGTGAGCAGCATTGGTGCCTCTGAGCTGTCCCTGGGACATGTCACCAGAGCCCTGTGCCGTGGCCTTGTGGAGAACCTCTGCTCCATGTTACCTGTGCAGCACCTGGAGGAGGTGGGGGTGAGGAGGATCCTGGGCAGCGGCAGCGCCCTTGCCAGGAATGAGGTGCTGAGGCAGGAAGTGGAGAGGATTTTTCCATTCCCTGTGGTTTACGGGAAGGATGTGGATGCTGCTGTGGGGGCAGCTATGGTGATGTTTCAGAGTAAATAA
- the CTNS gene encoding cystinosin — MRTRNLLPALLSLSLALLGPGDGAIVLSVPEVVSLESGSSTNVTISLRAPLNETLVITLNITYSSKHSTIVELPDEVQFPAGHTKADFQVKADDVGQVTVYLYANNSNLTGPRIQFQVIHSIIARYADEVIGWIYFLAWSISFYPQLFENWRRKSVVGLSFDFIALNLTGFIAYSVFNVGLFWSPLIKEEFLVSYPSGVNPVAINDVFFSLHAVALTLLTIVQCCIYERAGQKVSKVVVGLLALAWIFTFTTLFLAAAEEMTWLQFLFCFSYIKLAVTLIKYFPQAYMNFRRKSTEGWSIGNVLLDFTGGSFSLLQMFLQSYNNDEWRLIFGDPTKFGLGVFSIVFDIVFMAQHYCLYRRRGYEPCE, encoded by the exons ATGAGGACGCGAAACCTGCTCCCCGCTCTGCTGAGCCTCTcgctggcgctgctggggcCTGGCG ATGGAGCTATTGTGTTGTCAGTCCCTGAAGTGGTTTCTCTAGAAAGTGGAAGTTCAACAAACGTCACTATCTCTCTGAG GGCTCCACTAAATGAGACACTGGTGATAACTCTTAATATCACATACTCCTCAAAGCACAGCACCATTGTTGAACTTCCTGATGAG GTACAGTTCCCTGCAGGTCACACTAAAGCAGACTTCCAAGTGAAAGCAGATGATGTGGGACAAGTAACAGTTTACCTTTATGCCAATAATTCCAACTTAACTGG GCCTAGGATTCAATTTCAAGTGATTCACAGCATCATAGCAAGATATGCTGATGAGGTGATTGGCTGGATCTATTTCCTCGCCTGGTCCATCTCCTTTTATCCTCAACTCTTTGAGAACTGGAGACGGAAAAG CGTTGTTGGACTAAGCTTTGACTTTATAGCATTAAACCTTACTGGGTTTATAGCATACAGTGTGTTTAATGTTGGGCTCTTCTGGAGTCCCTTGATTAAG GAGGAATTCCTGGTCAGTTATCCCAGTGGGGTGAACCCTGTGGCCATCAATGATGTTTTCTTCAGTCTCCACGCAGTAGCCCTGACTCTCCTCACCATCGTTCAGTGCTGCATCTACGAG AGAGCAGGTCAAAAAGTATCCAAAGTTGTTGTTGGACTGCTGGCACTTGCATGGATCTTCACCTTCACAACGCtgttcctggctgcagctgaggaGATGACATGGCTGCAGTTCTTGTTCTGCTTCTCCTACATTAAGCTAGCAGTCACACTGATAAAATACTTCCCACAG GCCTACATGAATTTCCGTCGGAAGAGTACTGAGGGATGGAGTATTGGGAATGTGTTACTGGACTTCACTGGTGGAAGCTTCAGCCTTCTACAGATGTTTTTGCAGTCATACAACAATG ATGAGTGGAGGTTAATCTTTGGAGATCCAACCAAGTTTGGCCTGGGTGTCTTCTCCATTGTctttgatattgttttcatgGCCCAGCACTATTGCCTGTACAGAAGACGAGGGTATGAACCTTGTGAATAA
- the SHPK gene encoding sedoheptulokinase isoform X2, translated as MEQDVQKIIKALNECLAALPQQQLQQVTHIGISGQMHGVVFWKSDKGCKWSESGTGPAFEPDKVSHLVTWQDGRCSPTFLSSLPLPQSHVSLATGFGCATVYWYLKNSPDFLKAYDAAGTIQDYVVAMLCDLKKPLMSVQNAASWGYFNCRNKSWNTDILKKSGFPVHLLPEVGDPGSIAGRTTCAWHGIPKGAKVGIALGDFQCSVYSCLTERTDAVLNISTSAQLTISMPLGFQPPEAPDPSSALTYFPYFSGDYLAVAASLNGGNVLATFVGMVAQWAQELGFQVQESAIYPRIIQAALAQKHSKLSVHPTIFGERHLPELLASVSSIGASELSLGHVTRALCRGLVENLCSMLPVQHLEEVGVRRILGSGSALARNEVLRQEVERIFPFPVVYGKDVDAAVGAAMVMFQSK; from the exons atggagcaggatgTCCAGAAAATCATAAAAGCATTGAATGAATGCCTTGCTGCTCTGCCTCAACAGCAGCTTCAGCAAGTCACCCACATTGGTATTTCTGGACAAATGCATGGGGTTGTGTTTTGGAAAAGTGATAAAG gttGTAAGTGGTCAGAGAGTGGCACAGGCCCTGCCTTTGAGCCAGACAAGGTCAGCCACCTGGTCACCTGGCAGGATGGCCGCTGCAGCCCCACCTTCCTGTCTTCTCTTCCCCTGCCACAGTCACACGTGAGCCTGGCTACAGGATTTGGATGTGCCACAGTTTACTGGTATTTAAAGAACAG TCCAGATTTTCTGAAGGCTTATGATGCAGCTGGCACCATCCAGGACTACGTGGTTGCCATGTTGTGTGACCTGAAGAAGCCACTCATGTCTGTCCAGAATGCTGCCAGCTGGGGATATTTTAATTGCAGAAACAAGAGCTGGAATACTGACAT ACTGAAAAAATCTGGCTTTCCTGTCCACTTGCTTCCAGAGGTGGGAGACCCTGGCAGCATTGCAGGCAGGACAACCTGTGCATGGCATGGAATACCCAAAGGAGCAAAAGTGGGAATTGCTCTGGGAGATTTCCAGTGCTCTGTTTATTCCTGTCTGACTGAGAGGACTGATGCAG tTCTTAATATCAGCACCTCTGCTCAGCTGACCATCTCAATGCCCCTGGGTTTCCAGCCTCCAGAGGCACCAGATCCTTCCTCAGCTCTCACTTATTTTCCCTACTTCAGTGGTGACTACTTGGCAGTGGCAGCATCACTCAATGGAGGCAATGTGCTTGCAACGTTTGTGGGAATGGTGGCACAGTGGGCACAAGAGCTGG GATTTCAGGTTCAGGAATCTGCCATCTACCCAAGGATAATCCAAGCAGCCTTGGCCCAAAAGCACAGCAAGCTCTCTGTCCACCCAACCATATTTGGAGAGAGACaccttcctgagctgctggcaTCAGTGAGCAGCATTGGTGCCTCTGAGCTGTCCCTGGGACATGTCACCAGAGCCCTGTGCCGTGGCCTTGTGGAGAACCTCTGCTCCATGTTACCTGTGCAGCACCTGGAGGAGGTGGGGGTGAGGAGGATCCTGGGCAGCGGCAGCGCCCTTGCCAGGAATGAGGTGCTGAGGCAGGAAGTGGAGAGGATTTTTCCATTCCCTGTGGTTTACGGGAAGGATGTGGATGCTGCTGTGGGGGCAGCTATGGTGATGTTTCAGAGTAAATAA